A part of Aspergillus flavus chromosome 5, complete sequence genomic DNA contains:
- a CDS encoding 60S ribosomal protein eL24: MRTYDDSFSGQKIYPGKGKLYVRGDSKIFRFQNGKSESLFLQRKNPRRISWTVLYRRQHKKGISEEVAKKRTRRAVKSQRAIVGASLDVIKERRNQRPEARAAARQQAIKDAKEKKAASEKAKKAEKAKNAAAGKGTAQRIQSKQGAKGSAPKVAAKSR; the protein is encoded by the exons ATGCGTACCTACGACGATTCTTTCAGCGGTCAGAAGATCTACCCTGGAAAG GGTAAGCTGTACGTCCGTGGCGACAGCAAGATCTTCCGCTTCCAGAATGGAAAGTCCGAgtccctcttcctccagcgcAAGAACCCCCGCCGCATCTCCTGGACTGTCCTCTACCGTCGCCAGCACAAGAAGGGTATCTCTGAA GAAGTCGCTAAGAAGCGTACCCGCCGTGCCGTCAAGTCCCAGCGTGCTATCGTTGGTGCTTCCCTCGACGTGATCAAGGAGCGCCGCAACCAGCGCCCTGAGGCCCGTGCTGCTGCTCGCCAGCAGGCCATCAAGGAcgccaaggagaagaaggccgcttCCGAGAAGGCtaagaaggccgagaaggccaagaacgCTGCCGCCGGCAAGGGTACCGCCCAGCGCATCCAGAGCAAGCAGGGTGCTAAGGGCTCTGCCCCCAAGGTTGCCGCCAAGTCTCGTTAA
- a CDS encoding putative fumarate hydratase has protein sequence MLAPSNFRAAVRSMASLAHAASRASASSPAVARSALACAARSPASLGCRRALSTNSRQLQFPRLQSLNTISSKRTFGTTARMFLSSQASETRVETDAFGEIEVPADKYWGAQTQRSLGNFDINQPQDRMPEGVVKAFGILKGAAATVNMKFGLDPKIGEAIQKAAAEVAEGKLMDHFPLVVWQTGSGTQSNMNSNEVISNRAIEILGGKMGSKKPVHPNDHVNMSASSNDSFPTAMHIAAVLELEGTLLPSLKSLRDALQVKVENFEKIIKIGRTHLQDATPLTLGQEFSGYVAQLDRNIERVQNSLPHLRYLAQGGTAVGTGLNTFKGFDEAIAAEVTKMTGTEFKTAPNKFEVLAAHDAIVEASGSLNTLACSLFKIAQDIRYLGSGPRCGLGELILPENEPGSSIMPGKVNPTQCESLTMICSQVMGNHVAATVGGMNGQFELNVFKPVMIRNLLHSSRILSDGMKSFEKNLVHGLEANEPRINSLLHESLMLVTCLNPVIGYDMASKVAKNAHKKGLTLKQSAMELQALSEEDFDTHVRPELMLAPKEKK, from the exons ATGTTGGCACCCTCGAACTTTCGAGCCGCGGTGCGGTCGATGGCTTCTTTGGCGCATGCAGCATCGAGAGCGTCTGCCAGTTCCCCCGCAGTCGCACGCTCTGCTTTAGCTTGTGCTGCCCGGTCCCCCGCTTCTCTCGGTTGCCGTCGCGCTCTGAGCACCAATAGCCGACAACTCCAGTTCCCCCGCCTTCAGTCCTTGAACACCATCTCCAGCAAGAGAACTTTTGGTACAACCGCAAGAATG TTCCTCTCCTCACAGGCTTCGGAAACTCGCGTTGAAACTGACGCCTTTGGCGAGATTGAG GTCCCTGCCGACAAGTACTGGGGTGCCCAGACCCAGCG TTCCCTGGGTAACTTTGACATCAACCAGCCTCAGGACCGTATGCCTGAGGGTGTTGTCAAGGCTTTCGGTATCCTGAAGGGTGCTGCTGCTACCGTGAACATGAAGTTTGGCCTTG ACCCCAAGATTGGTGAGGCTATTCAGAAGGCTGCCGCCGAGGTTGCCGAGGGCAAGCTCATGGACCACTTCCCTCTTGTCGTTTGGCAGACTGGTTCCGGCACCCAGTCCAACATGAACTCCAACGAGGTCATCTCGAACCGTGCCATCGAGATCTTGGGTGGCAAGATGGGATCTAAGAAGCCTGTGCACCCCAACGACCACGTCAACATGTCTGCTTCCTCCAACGACTCTTTCCCTACTGCTATGCACATCGCTGCTGTTTTGGAGCTCGAGGGAACTTTGCTGCCTTCCCTCAAGAGCCTTCGCGATGCTCTCCAGGTGAAGGTGGAGAACTTTgagaagatcatcaagaTCGGTCGTACCCATCTGCAGGATGCTACTCCTCTTACTCTTGGTCAGGAGTTCTCCGGCTACGTTGCCCAGCTTGATCGCAACATTGAGCGCGTTCAGAACTCTCTTCCCCACCTCCGCTATCTTGCTCAGGGTGGAACTGCTGTCGGTACTGGTCTGAACACCTTCAAGGGCTTTGATGAGGCCATTGCCGCCGAGGTCACCAAGATGACTGGCACCGAATTCAAGACCGCCCCCAACAAGTTCGAGGTTCTCGCTGCTCACGATGCGATCGTCGAGGCCTCTGGTTCCCTTAACACCCTTGCTTGCTCTCTCTTCAAGATCGCCCAGGATATCCGTTACCTCGGTTCTGGACCTCGTTGCGGTCTGGGCGAGCTGATCCTCCCCGAGAACGAGCCCGGCTCCTCTATCATGCCTGGAAAGGTCAACCCCACTCAGTGCGAGTCCCTTACCATGATCTGCTCCCAAGTTATGGGTAACCACGTCGCTGCTACCGTTGGTGGTATGAACGGTCAGTTCGAGCTTAACGTGTTCAAGCCCGTCATGATCCGCAACCTTCTGCACAGCTCGCGCATTCTTTCGGATGGCATGAAgagcttcgagaagaaccTGGTGCACGGTCTCGAGGCCAACGAGCCCAGAATCAACTCCCTGCTCCACGAGAG TCTGATGCTCGTCACCTGCTTGAACCCCGTTATCGGTTACGACATGGCGTCCAAGGTCGCTAAGAACGCCCACAAGAAGGGTCTCACTCTGAAGCAGAGTGCTATGGAGCTGCAGGCCCTTAGCGAGGAGGACTTCGACACCCATGTCCGCCCTGAGCTGATGCTTGCTCCTaaggagaagaaatag
- a CDS encoding glucosamine 6-phosphate N-acetyltransferase (glucosamine 6-phosphate acetyltransferase, putative) yields MTNLTTTTTTPAPIAVSVKPTMNSQTDDAPLFSSSLISPEVVAALPEGYTIRPVRRSDYKRGFLDVLRVLTTVGDITEEQWSQRFDWISARNDEYYLLVICDNTDRVVGTGSLLVERKFIHSLGMVGHIEDIAVDQSQQGKKLGLRLIQALDYVAANVGCYKSILDCSEHNEGFYLKCGFKRAGLEMAHYY; encoded by the exons ATGACCAACCttaccactactaccacgACTCCTGCCCCTATTGCAGTCTCCGTCAAACCCACCATGAACTCCCAAACCGACGACGCCCCTCTCTTCTCGAGTTCCTTGATCTCTCCTGAAGTGGTCGCTGCTCTCCCAGAGGGATACACTATCCGTCCTGTTCGCCGTTCCGACTACAAGCGGGGTTTCCTCGATGTCCTCCGTGTGTTGACCACCGTCGGCGACATCACTGAGGAGCAATGGAGCCAGCGGTTTGACTGGATCTCTGCCCGTAATGACGAGTATTACTTGCTTGTGATCTGCGATAACACGGACCGTGTCGTCGGTACCGGCAGTTTGCTTGTCGAGCGGAAGTTCATCCACTCTCTTGGCATGGTTGGGCACATCGAAGATATTGCCGTTGATCAGTCGCAGCAGGGAAAGAAATTGGGCTTGAGGCTCATCCAGGCTTTGGACTACGTGGCTGCTAACGTCGGTTGTTACAAG AGCATCCTTGATTGCTCCGAACACAATGAGGGCTTCTACCTCAAGTGTGGCTTTAAGCGTGCCGGCCTGGAAATGGCCCACTACTACTAG